The window TCAGAGCGGGGTAGCCAGCCAGAGGCACCGCAAGACACAGAATTGCATCCTTTACAAGAACGCAACAAAGGCGTAATTATTAGCACTTGCTAAATACGCTCATCCTGCATGTGCCtctgaaacaaaaaaggaCAACCAGACTGATTAAAAATCTGTTCCCTGTGGTATTGCAAACTAACAACTAagcataattaaaaatgaagattCTTTTGGCTTGTTCCTACGACGATCATGCACACTCCCAACCCACCCACCGCACACCCCAATTTATAAAACCAGTCTGGAAAATCCCCCAAGTGCTACTATGCCATCATACTCAATATTTCCGAAGTTATGTGTATCAATTAAAGtgataaatttgaaaaaactgaacaTGGTTAAATTCCAAAAAAGAAACAGATGAAAAATCAAACGTTTCGTTCGGTTTAAAAACCTACCCAAGCCACGAGCAGCTACGTCTGTAGCAATTAAAATGCTCGATTTGCCATTTCGGAACTCTCTCAAGACGAAATCGCGCTCCTGTTGGCTCTTGTCACCATGCATGCAAACGGCAGGCCATCCGTAACGTCTAATTGTGCGGGTTATGCTCTCTACCTTCTTTTTGGTTTCTACGAATATAATGATTTTTGCTCCAGGCTCGCCGTTATTGCCGATTTCTTGCAACAAGTTATTCAatctgagaaaaaaaaaaaaaacgacaaaCATTAATTTCACGAATTTTTCGCtaaatatattattaaattaaaattcaaatcagtTCTTCTTAGAGGATTGGGTGTGGTAATAATACATCAGTATTATTTCAGCACTTTTGCTCATCactttgaaataattattttgttaacgtCAAATTGGGAAAAATTGGTTTCTGACTATTTATCTCTGATTGGAATAGCAAATACTTCTTTAGGTATAAtagaaaacaaattataataacaatcgtcgaccaaaaaattaaatacaaatcTCGTGTTAACTATTTTACACAGCACAATTATTAACTGTGCCATGTAAATTAGCTAccatacgatgaagaaaataaaaatagatatttacttTGTTTCCTTTTCGTGTTCCTGGCAAACATCAACGATTTGAAGAATGTTGTGGTTGGCCGACAATTGCAACGACCCAATATTGATTTGTACGTAGTTTCTCAGGAAATCTTGTGCCAATTTTCGGACTTCTTTGGGCCAAGTGGCTGACCACATCAAGGTCTGTCTGTCGGGTCTGATCTGTTCAATAATTTTGCGTATTTGGGGCTCAAAACCCATATCCAGCATCCTATCAGCTTCATCCAGGACCAAATAGGTACATCTTTGTAAATTCGTTGTTCCCTTCTCCAGGAAATCAATCAAACGGCCGGGAGTCGCAATACAAATTTCAACCCCACGTTCCAAATCCCTGGCTTGGGGCCCCTTGGGGGCGCCACCAAAAATACAGGTATTGCGAACATAGGACGAACTTCCGAAATCATGGGCCACTTGCTGGATTTGTTGGGCGAGTTCTCGCGTGGGGGCCAAAACTAGAGCTATGGGTCCATCGCCACGTGCGATAGATGGCTGGTTATTGATATGGACGATCGCTGGTAGGATGTAAGCCAGGGTTTTCCCTGACCCCGTCTGGGCAATGCCCACCAAATCCTTCCCGCTCATGGCAATGGGCCACCCTTGCGCCTGGATGGCCGTTGGAGTGTCGTATCCCTGTTTCTGGATCTCGTGTTGCACATAATCGGGGAAACACGCCTCTTCGAAGTTCTGGATAGGGTTGGGCGCATCGCCATCTATCGTGATTTCCTTGGACCTTCTGTACTGTTCGACCTCGTACTTTGACCGGTTGGCAACAGCGGGGTGAGGGACGTagaaatcttttttgaaaggGCGCAAGTTCTTCATGTCCCAATTGGGTTTTCGGAGGCGGTTGCCCGGGGATCCGCCGCCGCCGCTGCGGCCGCCGAATCGGCTTCCACCGCCCCCGCCCCCACCGTTCTTGAAGCGGCTGCCGCCCCCGAACCCGTTGCGACTTGCGCCGCCTCCGAAACCGTTCTCGGAGCCACGGCCTCGATACGATCCGCCATTTTGTTTACCGTAAGACCTGGGACAGAGAAAAGCGGATTCAGTTAACATTTCCAGCTCCATTTTACGCAAAAACTTTGCTCAATTTCCCGTTATTTAATCTGTGTGACAAGTCAAATGACGTAAACTGCgattattgatttttcgaGACAAATTTAGGAGACAGCTGCAGAACAAAGGAACGGcagacatttttaaatatctgaCTCGATTTAGccaaattacgtaaaaaacgGGTAAAATACGTCCGAATTCGCGTTTTTCGGTAAGAAAATAAGGTACTTACATGATTAAAACTGTCGGATGGTGTTTTCAAAAGGTGATTaaacttgattcttgcaattCTTTGGAGTTGCGAATTTCTGCAAAATAACGAAAAACGTCATTAGAAAATCAGTCCACTCTGTTTCCACCGCTTCAGTGACGACAAAAACGCTTAATTTTGAggtaaaaacacttttttggtggatattagaaaaattttcggaaaagcaaaaaaaggCTACTCACCTCAACAACGTCCAAAGTTGAAGAGAAAGATGGTGGAGAATTCTGGAAGGGGGAGAGTGGAAACGGTTCTGCACATGCGTAGTACGCAATGCGACGCTTTCTGGGATCAATAAAACGGAAACGATGTTTTTGCAAAGTGGCGGAAGATTTGAATTTGTGCAATTTTCTATTGTTCAAAGAGAAATCGGATAGAGAAAGTAGCTCACAATTTGCGTGTGAGAAAGTGCATACTTTTTAACCTCCTGCAAAAAAatggataaataaaaatttctaaaatacaGCAAATTGTTACAGCCCTGCAATTCAATATGAGATTATTGTTAATCTTTGTTATAGGTATTACTTCAAATCGCGTTATTTAACCACCTGTTTAGTTAAATAAGCTGATTCCTTACTTAAAGACGAGCCAAATCACCGCCTGATTTTGCGTTTGTTTCTTTGCAAGAAATTGATCCTCTGATTCTTTGCTTAAAATGTAGCAATCACCAGAGAATACTTTAAACCGCcttattttgcatttgtttttttggaaaaagttaACTTTCTTTGATTCATTGTTTAAGAACGAGCCAAATCGTAGAGGAATAGTTTAAACTGAAACTCTTTATTCGgttacaaaaaaacgaattatgTATTAGTTTGTACAAAAACGGCTCATTTTGGACGATcctttgctttgaacaagaacgCTCGTTGACCATTAAAAGCGAGCGTTCGTTTAAGCGAGGTTTATTCGTTAAGTCCGAACCAATTTGTTACTAAAACATAGGACTAAAACGGGATTTGCATTAACCACTGTATACTATTAACTGttacaaaatagaaaaaaaacaatcaatacCACATTGGTTTATTGTGAAAATTGTTAACAATGGAACatgttttgaacaaaaaatactGTTACTTCCTAGGCTGGTAAAAATTCATCAACCGTTACGATGCAATGTGAACAAGATCACTCCTCTCAATTGGtctcatttttttgttgtaggATTAGGGTATTAGGGTATAAGAAAAAAACCTTTTGTAAtggtacatttttatttgaaatatttgaataaacaattaaattcggattttttgacattttgaacAAACGAGATGGAACacttcctcaattttttttctcagaaacaATTACATATTCAAGTGGAACACTTTGAAAGtgtcaaaaatcaattttcgCTCAATTACGTTTTGTCGAAAGTCGAAACTTGGTGTTACAATTTCCGGTTACAGGACCTATGAGAAAATTCCATCTTTTTCattgaaaatttcaattcctaatttagatttgttcgcaaaatataaatatttcgttttgttttttaatgaatatagATATACATCCATCcaggttaaaaattgaaatttgccaagaaaaacattagaaaatgaaatatatattttaagtTACAACTATATTAATACTGTATTACATACAAGAAATGCACTTGCTGGAAACTTACAGAAGAGTATATAAataatgactttttttaacagtaactgtatttttttcctttagAGAGTTTTAATGCGAGGGTCATGCAACCTAATTTGAGAAGAATAAACCCACATGTAAATAAAACTTGACCGAAATCGCGCTTCAACGAATCCCAAACACGAGTTCAGATTCGAGACTTATAATTACAAGGTACAAATATTGAGAaggaagaataataaaaatgaggaaaaaaatattaaatattatgtaaaatcgTTAATCGTTATGATGCATTGGCGCGAATGATAACGTCACAGAATAATGAAATAACTTTGTGCTTTACGCACTCAGTCCGAGTACCGAGATACGCTCTCactttccattaaaaaaactcatttaaaaaagtataacaGTAAAAATGTTTGAGGTTCAAAAACGGGCCGCTAGCGaccttgctttaaaacaaaatattatctAGAGATATTTCAGTCTTTTTCATATAGAAAATATCACATTCCTATCTATCAACGTTATTGTACATAGCTTAATATAATAACGCTTGGCGTTTCTCCCAGTCACGGA of the Tribolium castaneum strain GA2 chromosome 1, icTriCast1.1, whole genome shotgun sequence genome contains:
- the Rm62 gene encoding ATP-dependent RNA helicase p62, which translates into the protein MSYGKQNGGSYRGRGSENGFGGGASRNGFGGGSRFKNGGGGGGGSRFGGRSGGGGSPGNRLRKPNWDMKNLRPFKKDFYVPHPAVANRSKYEVEQYRRSKEITIDGDAPNPIQNFEEACFPDYVQHEIQKQGYDTPTAIQAQGWPIAMSGKDLVGIAQTGSGKTLAYILPAIVHINNQPSIARGDGPIALVLAPTRELAQQIQQVAHDFGSSSYVRNTCIFGGAPKGPQARDLERGVEICIATPGRLIDFLEKGTTNLQRCTYLVLDEADRMLDMGFEPQIRKIIEQIRPDRQTLMWSATWPKEVRKLAQDFLRNYVQINIGSLQLSANHNILQIVDVCQEHEKETKLNNLLQEIGNNGEPGAKIIIFVETKKKVESITRTIRRYGWPAVCMHGDKSQQERDFVLREFRNGKSSILIATDVAARGLDVEGIKYVINYDYPNSSEDYIHRIGRTGRSDTTGTSYAFFTPSNFRQAKDLVSVLKEANQAINPRLSEMANRCSSYGSKGGSGGGGGRWGYGGSFRGRENSGPRNHQRFTNGGRSNGYSNGSY